In one Sandaracinaceae bacterium genomic region, the following are encoded:
- a CDS encoding aspartyl/asparaginyl beta-hydroxylase domain-containing protein encodes MPVDLAALERDVGALPPEAWVGHFNTRVYQGEWSGAAFRAPGGDASRLYPDLTGKLPFEDTPLRAACPGVDALMHSFACPLLAVRFLRLGPGARILPHRDYDLGFRTGEVRLHVPVITSPEVAFVVAGVPLPMSPGEVCYADFDRVHHVHNPGPEPRVHLLLDCVVNDWLLERFDAATERIQVPASAS; translated from the coding sequence ATGCCGGTGGACCTCGCCGCGCTCGAGCGCGATGTGGGCGCGCTCCCGCCCGAAGCGTGGGTGGGCCACTTCAACACACGCGTCTACCAGGGCGAGTGGAGCGGCGCCGCGTTCCGCGCTCCGGGCGGCGACGCGTCGCGGCTCTACCCGGACCTGACGGGCAAGCTGCCCTTCGAGGACACGCCCCTGCGCGCGGCCTGCCCCGGCGTCGACGCGCTGATGCACAGCTTCGCCTGCCCGCTCTTGGCGGTGCGCTTCCTGCGGCTGGGCCCCGGCGCGCGCATCCTGCCGCATCGCGACTACGACCTCGGGTTCCGGACGGGCGAGGTACGCCTCCACGTCCCGGTCATCACCTCCCCCGAGGTGGCGTTCGTGGTGGCAGGTGTGCCGCTCCCCATGTCCCCGGGCGAGGTGTGTTACGCGGACTTCGATCGCGTGCACCACGTGCACAACCCCGGCCCCGAGCCACGCGTGCACTTGCTGCTGGACTGCGTCGTGAACGACTGGCTGCTCGAGCGCTTCGACGCGGCCACCGAGCGCATTCAGGTCCCGGCGAGCGCCTCGTAG
- a CDS encoding GNAT family N-acetyltransferase has translation MLRDRADGDEPFLARCFDNARGAAFAGLPEPLRGDILVQQRRAFEHSVTGTPGMLDRVVVQAGAPVGRVIESRVGGDWWLVDIALVDEARGHGVGSAVLEDILAEAREAGASVRLHVGLGERAVAWYVRHGFVEVGCDELHVELRAV, from the coding sequence GTGCTCCGAGACCGGGCGGACGGGGATGAGCCGTTCCTGGCTCGATGCTTCGACAACGCGCGCGGGGCGGCTTTCGCCGGGCTGCCCGAGCCGCTGCGGGGCGACATCCTGGTGCAGCAGCGCCGCGCGTTCGAACACTCGGTGACGGGGACCCCAGGAATGCTCGACCGGGTCGTGGTCCAGGCGGGCGCGCCCGTGGGGCGCGTGATCGAGTCGCGGGTGGGGGGCGACTGGTGGCTGGTCGACATCGCCCTCGTGGACGAGGCTCGTGGGCATGGCGTGGGGAGCGCCGTGCTCGAGGACATCCTCGCCGAAGCGCGCGAGGCGGGTGCGTCGGTTCGCCTTCACGTGGGCCTGGGGGAGCGGGCCGTGGCTTGGTACGTCCGTCACGGCTTCGTCGAAGTGGGGTGCGATGAACTGCACGTCGAGTTGCGCGCGGTCTAG
- a CDS encoding phage tail protein, producing the protein MATPFIAQISLFAGTFAPRGWMFCNGQTLPIQQYTALFALIGTTYGGNGQTTFALPDLRGRVPLGTQQGPGLSNYSLGQMSGTETVTLLSTQIPAHNHALQASTAAPSTPTPANASLPTGSSRIYAAGGASQTLNPTSIGNAGGSQPHPNMQPYLALNYIIAVEGVFPSRN; encoded by the coding sequence ATGGCAACGCCCTTCATCGCGCAAATCAGCTTGTTCGCTGGCACCTTCGCCCCTCGCGGCTGGATGTTCTGCAACGGGCAGACCCTCCCCATCCAGCAGTACACAGCGCTCTTCGCGTTGATCGGCACCACCTACGGCGGGAACGGCCAGACCACCTTCGCGCTGCCCGACCTGCGCGGTCGAGTGCCCCTCGGCACCCAGCAGGGTCCCGGCTTGAGCAACTACTCGCTGGGCCAGATGAGCGGCACCGAGACGGTGACGCTGCTCTCCACGCAGATCCCCGCGCACAACCACGCGCTCCAGGCGTCCACGGCGGCCCCGAGCACGCCCACCCCCGCGAATGCGTCGCTCCCCACGGGCAGCAGCCGCATCTACGCCGCCGGCGGGGCCTCGCAGACCCTCAACCCCACGTCCATCGGGAACGCGGGCGGGTCCCAGCCGCACCCCAACATGCAGCCCTACCTGGCGTTGAACTACATCATCGCCGTCGAGGGCGTCTTCCCCTCGCGAAACTGA
- a CDS encoding NHL repeat-containing protein: MKRRSFMQLVAATGVSAMSGVSLGGCAESHLGTSGGTASAEAGSLHLVFDSLGRTFELDRTAGIVRVASAEASRVIGMERFAFPRALAVDEQGRIALVDVAQHSVTVFDAALDPLFVLRTETLRTPTGVAFAQDGTLLVADGAAHVVRRYDWRGTELGSWGELGSDLGQLNYPRAIAIAPDGDVHVAEAGNRRVQVFTADGLATGTYGDFAAVALAFDGSGRSWVADRIAGDVRIFDRGSLVDGYVPDHGAPYALSTRADGSVYVAAI, from the coding sequence ATGAAGCGCCGCTCGTTCATGCAGTTGGTGGCCGCCACCGGGGTGTCCGCCATGTCGGGCGTGAGCCTGGGCGGCTGCGCCGAGTCCCACCTGGGCACGTCGGGCGGCACCGCGTCGGCGGAAGCCGGGTCGCTCCACTTGGTGTTCGACAGCCTGGGACGCACGTTCGAGCTCGACCGCACCGCGGGCATCGTCCGCGTGGCCTCGGCCGAGGCCTCCCGCGTCATCGGCATGGAGCGCTTCGCCTTCCCGCGCGCGCTGGCCGTGGACGAACAGGGGCGCATCGCGCTCGTGGACGTCGCACAGCACAGCGTCACCGTCTTCGATGCCGCGCTCGATCCCCTCTTCGTGCTGCGCACCGAGACCCTGCGCACCCCCACGGGCGTCGCGTTCGCGCAAGACGGCACCCTCCTGGTCGCCGATGGCGCAGCCCACGTGGTGCGCCGCTATGACTGGCGTGGCACCGAGCTCGGCAGCTGGGGTGAGCTCGGCAGCGACCTCGGTCAGCTGAACTACCCGCGCGCAATCGCCATCGCGCCCGACGGCGACGTCCATGTGGCCGAGGCGGGCAACCGCCGCGTCCAGGTGTTCACGGCCGACGGTCTGGCCACGGGCACGTACGGCGACTTCGCAGCCGTGGCGCTCGCGTTCGATGGAAGCGGCCGCAGCTGGGTGGCGGACCGCATCGCGGGAGATGTCCGCATCTTCGATCGCGGCTCACTGGTGGACGGCTACGTTCCGGACCACGGAGCCCCGTACGCGCTCTCCACACGCGCGGACGGCTCCGTGTACGTGGCCGCCATCTGA
- a CDS encoding DUF4388 domain-containing protein produces MTTPTHPGFRASLSGASLFDLVQLECTRATHGCMQVTSDGRMGYLYFDAGQIVHARYGGAIGERAVFEMLRWRGGEVTPVDRPWPSRATIQQSWQNLLLRAAQEQDESDVIPGPEQTVTGIPVAHVAEVLPFAPLGSARHGDGDSGLHRSATLTKESAAMSDDVEQLMSLAGVTDLAEIDVEGDVLREKGNSELLAQTGAYVARLATLIADSLGLEPFEQLHAKTAQVQCAVRVERQTIVALRADRRADLTRFLRTASP; encoded by the coding sequence ATGACCACCCCTACCCACCCCGGATTCCGAGCCTCTCTCAGCGGCGCATCGCTGTTCGACCTGGTGCAGCTGGAGTGCACGCGCGCCACCCACGGCTGCATGCAGGTGACGTCCGACGGGCGCATGGGCTACCTCTACTTCGACGCAGGCCAGATCGTGCACGCGCGCTACGGCGGCGCCATCGGCGAGCGCGCGGTCTTCGAGATGCTGCGCTGGCGCGGCGGTGAGGTGACCCCGGTGGACCGCCCGTGGCCCTCCCGCGCCACCATCCAGCAGAGCTGGCAGAACCTGCTGCTGCGCGCGGCGCAAGAGCAGGACGAGAGCGACGTCATCCCCGGGCCCGAGCAGACCGTCACTGGCATCCCTGTGGCCCACGTGGCCGAGGTGCTGCCCTTTGCGCCGCTCGGCAGCGCCCGCCACGGCGACGGGGACTCGGGGCTGCATCGGAGCGCGACGTTGACCAAGGAGAGCGCAGCGATGAGCGACGACGTGGAGCAGCTGATGAGCCTCGCGGGAGTGACCGACCTCGCCGAGATCGACGTGGAGGGCGACGTGCTGCGGGAGAAGGGCAACTCGGAGCTGCTGGCCCAGACGGGTGCCTACGTGGCGCGGCTGGCGACGCTCATCGCCGACAGCCTCGGGCTCGAGCCCTTCGAGCAGCTGCACGCGAAGACCGCGCAGGTGCAGTGCGCGGTGCGGGTGGAGCGTCAGACCATCGTGGCGCTGCGTGCGGATCGTCGCGCGGACCTCACGCGCTTCTTGCGAACGGCCAGTCCATGA
- a CDS encoding ammonium transporter, producing the protein MKARTLPLVFALLVHAAPLSVGAQSDDTSATQPPAPSDAVAQQPEFSQDPLNAGGGGLPVNFLWIIVASILVFWMQAGFAFVEAGFTRAKNAVNILMKNLMDFCFGSLVFWAVGFGLMFGTTNGLFGTDGFFLMGYDEVPWNYAFLLFQTVFAATAATIVSGAMAERTKFQAYLVYTVFITLIIYPIFGSWVWGGLFAGGGWLEAPEGGLLDSLGLPAFTDFAGSTVVHSVGGWASLAGAIVIGPRLGKYSKDGTPRPIPGHNVAYTILGVFILWMGWFGFNAGSTTGVTGGEGALYGGVGKSLALIALNTNLGGAAGATSAMFVSWRLVGKPDVGITANGALAGLVGITAGCAYVPPWAAVVIGAVAGALVIAAVFFFERRGIDDPVGAVSVHGVCGLWGTLAVALFHHEGFSVMRLASQTLGALACFIWAFGMSLLLFKLIDRVVGLRATPDEERAGLDLVSHGAEAYPAEI; encoded by the coding sequence ATGAAAGCCCGGACGCTCCCCCTCGTCTTCGCGCTCCTCGTCCACGCCGCCCCGCTCTCGGTCGGTGCCCAGTCGGATGACACCAGCGCCACGCAGCCCCCCGCTCCGAGTGACGCGGTCGCGCAGCAGCCGGAGTTCAGCCAAGACCCGCTGAACGCTGGCGGCGGCGGGCTCCCCGTGAACTTCCTGTGGATCATCGTGGCATCCATCCTGGTGTTCTGGATGCAGGCTGGCTTCGCGTTCGTGGAAGCCGGCTTCACGCGCGCCAAGAACGCCGTGAACATCCTGATGAAGAACCTGATGGACTTCTGCTTCGGGTCCCTCGTGTTCTGGGCCGTGGGCTTCGGGCTCATGTTCGGGACCACCAACGGGCTCTTCGGCACCGACGGCTTCTTCCTCATGGGCTATGACGAGGTGCCCTGGAACTACGCGTTCCTCTTGTTCCAGACGGTGTTCGCGGCAACGGCGGCCACCATCGTGTCGGGCGCCATGGCGGAGCGCACCAAGTTCCAGGCCTACCTGGTGTACACGGTGTTCATCACGCTCATCATCTATCCCATCTTCGGGAGCTGGGTGTGGGGTGGCCTGTTCGCGGGCGGGGGCTGGCTCGAGGCCCCCGAGGGTGGGCTGCTGGACTCCCTCGGGCTGCCGGCCTTCACGGACTTCGCCGGCTCGACGGTGGTCCACAGCGTGGGCGGTTGGGCCTCGCTCGCCGGCGCGATCGTCATCGGACCGCGCCTCGGCAAGTACAGCAAGGACGGGACGCCCCGCCCCATCCCGGGCCACAACGTGGCCTACACGATCTTGGGTGTATTCATCCTGTGGATGGGCTGGTTCGGCTTCAACGCGGGCAGCACCACGGGCGTGACGGGCGGCGAGGGTGCGCTCTACGGTGGCGTGGGCAAGTCGCTGGCGCTCATCGCGTTGAACACCAACCTGGGCGGCGCGGCCGGGGCTACGTCCGCCATGTTCGTGTCGTGGCGCCTGGTGGGCAAGCCGGACGTGGGCATCACCGCCAACGGCGCGCTCGCGGGCCTCGTGGGCATCACGGCGGGCTGTGCCTACGTGCCGCCATGGGCCGCGGTGGTGATCGGTGCAGTGGCTGGCGCTCTGGTCATCGCCGCCGTGTTCTTCTTCGAGCGGCGCGGCATCGACGACCCTGTCGGCGCGGTGAGCGTGCATGGTGTCTGCGGCTTGTGGGGCACCCTGGCGGTAGCCCTCTTCCACCACGAGGGCTTCTCGGTGATGCGCCTCGCCAGCCAGACCCTCGGCGCGCTGGCCTGCTTCATCTGGGCCTTCGGGATGTCCCTCTTGCTCTTCAAGCTGATCGACCGGGTCGTTGGCCTGCGTGCGACCCCCGATGAAGAGCGCGCCGGCCTCGACCTGGTGTCGCACGGCGCCGAGGCCTACCCCGCCGAGATTTGA
- the gcvPB gene encoding aminomethyl-transferring glycine dehydrogenase subunit GcvPB: MPGSAAAGLTFTPPLIFERGAKDRTGASLPAPEVPQVDPAALYGDLFRKQQPGLAEVSEPEAVRHYVQLSQQNFAIDTGMYPLGSCTMKYNPKVNEWAARLPGFATLHPLTPDSMAQGALELMYRLEQGLAQVCGMDRVSLQPAAGAQGEYVGLQMIRAYHTAQGRSPKKVLIPETAHGTNPASCALNGFTAVPFPVDEHGIVLPEQLAPFVDDDVAAIMVTNPNTVGLFETHMAAMSEMVHAKGGLVYGDGANLNAIMGRGRPGDFGIDVMQFNLHKTFTTPHGGGGPGCGPVGYKKILDPYAPVPVSERNEDGTYRLDYGSRPKSIGRVRSFHTNFGMAVRAYAYMREMGPEGLRMATDLAVLNANYLRVCLGETWKVAFDRTCMHEVVISDKHLKDTHVTTMDVAKRLMDYGYHPPTVYFPLVVKGAMLIEPTETETKQELDAFVAAMQAISEEAHREPETVTGAPHLTRLRRLDETRAARTPVLRYTPPAGA, encoded by the coding sequence ATGCCAGGTTCTGCCGCCGCTGGGTTGACGTTCACTCCCCCCCTCATTTTCGAGCGTGGCGCCAAGGATCGCACCGGTGCTTCGCTGCCCGCGCCCGAGGTCCCGCAGGTGGACCCGGCCGCGCTCTACGGCGACCTGTTCCGCAAGCAGCAGCCCGGCTTGGCCGAGGTCTCGGAGCCCGAGGCCGTGCGCCACTACGTGCAGCTCAGCCAGCAGAACTTCGCCATCGACACGGGCATGTACCCGCTCGGGTCGTGCACCATGAAGTACAACCCGAAGGTCAACGAGTGGGCCGCGCGCCTGCCGGGCTTCGCCACGCTGCACCCGCTCACGCCGGACAGCATGGCGCAGGGCGCCCTCGAGCTGATGTACCGCCTCGAGCAGGGCCTCGCGCAGGTGTGCGGCATGGACCGCGTGTCGCTGCAGCCGGCCGCCGGCGCGCAGGGCGAGTACGTGGGCCTGCAGATGATCCGCGCCTACCACACGGCGCAGGGTCGCAGCCCCAAGAAGGTGCTCATCCCCGAGACGGCGCACGGCACCAACCCGGCCAGCTGCGCGCTCAACGGCTTCACCGCCGTGCCCTTCCCCGTGGACGAGCACGGCATCGTGCTGCCGGAACAACTGGCCCCGTTCGTGGACGACGACGTGGCGGCCATCATGGTCACCAACCCCAACACGGTGGGCCTGTTCGAGACGCACATGGCGGCCATGTCCGAGATGGTGCACGCGAAGGGCGGCCTGGTGTACGGCGACGGCGCCAACCTGAACGCCATCATGGGGCGCGGTCGCCCCGGTGACTTCGGCATCGACGTCATGCAGTTCAACCTGCACAAGACCTTCACCACGCCGCACGGCGGTGGCGGCCCCGGTTGCGGCCCGGTGGGCTACAAGAAGATCCTGGACCCGTATGCGCCCGTCCCCGTGTCGGAGCGCAACGAGGACGGCACCTACCGCCTGGACTACGGCAGCCGCCCGAAGAGCATCGGTCGCGTGCGCTCGTTCCACACCAACTTCGGCATGGCCGTGCGCGCGTACGCGTACATGCGCGAGATGGGGCCCGAGGGCCTGCGCATGGCCACGGATCTCGCGGTGCTCAACGCCAACTACCTGCGCGTGTGCCTGGGTGAGACGTGGAAGGTGGCGTTCGACCGCACCTGCATGCACGAGGTGGTCATCAGCGACAAGCACCTCAAGGACACGCACGTCACCACCATGGACGTGGCCAAGCGGCTCATGGACTACGGCTACCATCCCCCCACGGTGTACTTCCCGCTGGTGGTCAAGGGCGCCATGCTGATCGAGCCCACCGAGACCGAGACCAAGCAGGAGCTCGACGCCTTCGTGGCGGCCATGCAGGCCATCAGCGAAGAGGCCCACCGCGAGCCCGAGACGGTCACCGGCGCGCCGCACCTCACGCGCTTGCGCCGCCTGGACGAGACGCGCGCGGCTCGCACGCCGGTGCTGCGCTACACCCCGCCTGCTGGCGCTTGA
- the rpmE gene encoding 50S ribosomal protein L31, with translation MKPDIHPKYQPVTISCACGATHEIRSTQSTFQIDICADCHPFFTGKEKVMDAAGRIDRFNKKYGKKTA, from the coding sequence ATGAAGCCCGACATCCACCCCAAGTATCAGCCCGTCACCATCAGCTGCGCGTGCGGCGCGACTCACGAGATTCGCTCCACGCAGTCCACGTTCCAGATCGACATCTGCGCGGACTGTCACCCCTTCTTCACCGGTAAGGAGAAGGTCATGGACGCCGCAGGCCGTATCGACCGCTTCAACAAGAAGTACGGCAAGAAGACCGCCTGA
- a CDS encoding PPOX class F420-dependent oxidoreductase yields MSKIPESHVDLLDKPAFAHVATLMKDGSPQVTPVWVDREGDKVVINSAAGRVKDKNLKRDKRVALSIVDPANPYRMLSIRGEVVEITTEGAEEHIDALAKKYMGVDKYPYRTPTEVRVRYIIQPISVNVWG; encoded by the coding sequence ATGAGCAAGATCCCCGAGTCCCACGTCGACCTGCTGGACAAGCCCGCGTTCGCCCACGTTGCCACCCTCATGAAGGACGGCTCCCCCCAGGTGACCCCCGTGTGGGTCGACCGCGAGGGCGACAAGGTCGTCATCAACAGCGCCGCCGGCCGCGTGAAAGACAAGAACCTCAAGCGCGACAAGCGCGTGGCGCTCAGCATCGTGGACCCGGCCAACCCGTACCGCATGCTCAGCATCCGCGGTGAAGTGGTGGAGATCACCACCGAGGGCGCCGAGGAGCACATCGACGCGCTGGCCAAGAAGTACATGGGCGTGGACAAGTACCCCTACCGCACCCCCACCGAGGTGCGCGTGCGCTACATCATCCAGCCCATCAGCGTGAACGTCTGGGGATAG
- a CDS encoding acylphosphatase, whose amino-acid sequence MGQKRIQLICRGRVQGVYFRASARREARQNGLSGWVKNRSDGSVELIVEGEEDAVKDFLQWAQTGPSTARVDKVETKWRSYTGEFSGFRIAGN is encoded by the coding sequence ATGGGACAGAAGCGGATTCAGCTCATCTGCCGTGGACGCGTTCAAGGCGTGTATTTTCGTGCCTCTGCGCGTCGCGAAGCTCGTCAGAACGGGCTCAGCGGGTGGGTCAAGAACCGCAGCGACGGCTCGGTGGAATTGATCGTCGAAGGCGAGGAGGATGCCGTGAAGGACTTCCTCCAGTGGGCTCAGACGGGACCTTCCACTGCGCGTGTCGACAAGGTCGAGACCAAATGGCGCAGCTATACCGGAGAGTTCTCGGGCTTTCGGATCGCGGGCAACTAG
- the rplQ gene encoding 50S ribosomal protein L17 produces the protein MRHQKAGRKFGRNTSHRRAMFRNLAGNLVLHERIVTTDEKAKELRRVVERLLSKAVRLGDDLTVDLGKITDETERGRILSARTHAQREVAKFLPLRGAKTTAEGEVDETTNLVWKLFHELGPRFVERNKANDNKGGGYTRIIKIGRRKGDNASMSYIEFVGSEHVGAPVAVEDEAEAASA, from the coding sequence ATGCGACATCAGAAGGCGGGCCGTAAGTTCGGCCGTAACACCAGCCACCGTAGGGCCATGTTCCGCAACCTCGCGGGTAACCTCGTGCTTCACGAGCGGATCGTCACGACCGACGAGAAGGCCAAGGAGCTCCGCCGCGTGGTGGAGCGCCTGCTCTCGAAGGCCGTGCGTCTCGGGGACGACCTGACGGTCGACCTCGGCAAGATCACGGACGAGACCGAGCGCGGTCGCATCCTGTCGGCGCGCACCCACGCTCAGCGTGAGGTGGCCAAGTTCCTCCCGCTGCGTGGCGCGAAGACCACCGCCGAGGGCGAGGTCGATGAGACCACCAACCTCGTGTGGAAGCTGTTCCACGAGCTCGGGCCCCGCTTCGTCGAGCGCAACAAGGCGAACGACAACAAGGGCGGCGGGTACACGCGCATCATCAAGATCGGCCGCCGCAAGGGCGACAACGCCTCCATGAGCTACATCGAGTTCGTGGGCAGCGAGCACGTGGGTGCGCCGGTCGCCGTCGAAGACGAGGCCGAGGCGGCCAGCGCCTGA
- a CDS encoding DNA-directed RNA polymerase subunit alpha: protein MSTPTLTARNWRELIRPRSVPVEHNHASATYAKFTCEPLERGFGITLGNSLRRVLLSSLQGAAITSVKIDGALHEFTSVPDVVEDVTDIVLNLKEVVVKAHSAKTQLVRIDKEGPCEVRAGDIQVNDQIEILNPDHVICTVAKGGRFSAELAINVGRGYVSADRNKTPGMPIGTIAIDSIFSPIRKVNYTVTNARVGQMTDYDKLTLEVWTNAAVSPVDAVALAAKILKDQLTIFINFEEEEEPSIHESSEEPLNDNLFRSVEELELSVRSANCLQNANIHLIGELVQKTEAEMLKTKNFGRKSLKEIKEILTDMGLSLGMKIDNWPTMLSRWNGQQVIP from the coding sequence ATGTCCACGCCTACCCTGACCGCACGAAACTGGCGCGAGCTGATTCGCCCGCGTTCGGTGCCCGTTGAGCACAACCACGCCTCGGCCACCTACGCCAAGTTCACGTGTGAGCCGCTCGAGCGCGGCTTCGGCATCACGCTGGGCAACAGCCTGCGTCGCGTGCTGCTCTCCTCGCTTCAGGGCGCGGCCATCACGTCCGTGAAGATCGACGGCGCGCTCCACGAGTTCACCTCGGTGCCGGACGTCGTCGAAGACGTCACCGACATCGTGCTGAACCTCAAGGAGGTCGTGGTCAAGGCCCACAGCGCCAAGACCCAGCTCGTCCGCATCGACAAGGAGGGGCCGTGTGAGGTCCGCGCGGGGGACATCCAGGTCAACGACCAGATCGAGATCCTGAACCCCGATCACGTCATCTGCACGGTGGCCAAGGGTGGCCGCTTCTCGGCCGAGCTCGCCATCAACGTGGGCCGTGGCTACGTGTCGGCGGACCGCAACAAGACGCCTGGGATGCCCATCGGCACCATCGCGATCGACTCCATCTTCTCGCCCATCCGCAAGGTGAACTACACGGTCACCAACGCGCGCGTCGGGCAGATGACCGACTACGACAAGCTCACCCTCGAGGTCTGGACGAACGCGGCGGTCTCGCCCGTGGACGCCGTCGCGCTGGCCGCGAAGATCCTCAAGGACCAGCTCACCATCTTCATCAACTTCGAGGAAGAGGAAGAGCCGAGCATCCACGAGTCGAGCGAAGAGCCGCTCAACGACAACCTCTTCCGCTCCGTGGAAGAGCTCGAGCTCTCGGTGCGCTCCGCGAACTGCCTCCAGAACGCCAACATCCACCTGATCGGTGAGCTGGTGCAGAAGACGGAGGCCGAGATGCTGAAGACCAAGAACTTCGGCCGCAAGTCGCTCAAGGAGATCAAGGAGATCCTGACCGACATGGGTCTCTCCCTGGGCATGAAGATCGACAACTGGCCGACGATGCTGAGCCGCTGGAACGGGCAGCAGGTCATCCCGTGA
- the rpsK gene encoding 30S ribosomal protein S11, with protein MAKPKQTKVKKKAKKTVTRGIAHIQSTFNNTIVTITDVEGNVVSWCTSGARGFKGSRKSTPFAAQLAAEQAARKAQEVGMQQVAIFVKGPGAGRESALRAFQHVGMRVTLIRDVTPIPHNGCRPPKRRRV; from the coding sequence ATGGCCAAGCCCAAGCAGACCAAAGTCAAGAAGAAGGCGAAGAAGACCGTTACCCGCGGCATCGCCCACATTCAGAGCACGTTCAACAACACCATCGTCACCATCACGGATGTCGAGGGGAACGTCGTGTCCTGGTGCACCTCCGGTGCCCGCGGCTTCAAGGGCTCGCGCAAGAGCACGCCGTTCGCGGCGCAGCTGGCCGCCGAGCAGGCCGCCCGCAAGGCCCAGGAAGTGGGCATGCAGCAGGTCGCCATCTTCGTGAAGGGGCCCGGCGCCGGTCGCGAGTCCGCCCTGCGTGCGTTCCAGCACGTGGGTATGCGCGTCACGCTCATCCGCGACGTCACGCCCATCCCGCACAACGGATGCCGGCCGCCCAAGCGCCGCCGCGTCTGA
- the rpsM gene encoding 30S ribosomal protein S13 translates to MARIAGVDLPGRKHTVIALQYIFGVGIHRAQEICRITGIPIDKRADDLDENDVRAIRECIDQNFKVEGDLRREITMHIKRLMDLGCYRGLRHRRGLPVRGQRTHTNARTRKGPRRGPMTRKR, encoded by the coding sequence ATGGCACGTATCGCTGGCGTTGACCTTCCGGGTCGTAAGCACACAGTCATTGCTCTCCAATACATCTTTGGAGTGGGCATCCACCGCGCGCAGGAGATCTGCCGCATCACGGGCATCCCGATCGACAAGCGGGCGGACGACCTCGACGAGAACGATGTCCGCGCCATCCGCGAGTGCATCGATCAGAACTTCAAGGTGGAGGGTGACCTTCGCCGCGAGATCACGATGCACATCAAGCGTCTGATGGATCTCGGCTGCTACCGTGGCCTCCGCCACCGCCGCGGGCTCCCCGTCCGTGGCCAGCGCACGCACACCAATGCCCGCACACGCAAGGGCCCGCGCCGTGGTCCCATGACCCGGAAGCGCTGA
- the rpmJ gene encoding 50S ribosomal protein L36, protein MKVRPSVKKICDKCKVVRRKGVVRVLCENPRHKQRQG, encoded by the coding sequence ATGAAGGTTCGCCCCAGCGTCAAGAAGATTTGTGACAAGTGCAAGGTAGTACGCCGCAAGGGTGTCGTACGCGTGCTTTGCGAGAACCCCCGCCACAAGCAGCGTCAGGGCTGA
- the infA gene encoding translation initiation factor IF-1, which produces MSNGPQLEGVILATLPKALFRVQMDSGERITASLSSQAKRVTIKLLPGDRVSVETSPFDPTRGRITGRL; this is translated from the coding sequence GTGAGCAACGGCCCGCAGCTAGAGGGGGTCATCCTGGCCACCCTGCCAAAAGCCCTCTTTCGAGTCCAGATGGACTCCGGGGAGCGCATCACGGCCTCCCTCAGCAGCCAAGCCAAGCGCGTCACCATCAAGTTACTCCCAGGGGACCGTGTCTCCGTCGAGACCAGTCCCTTTGACCCCACACGGGGCCGCATCACCGGTCGGCTCTGA
- a CDS encoding adenylate kinase, which produces MDLLLFGPPGAGKGTQAKFLMKELGIPQLSTGDMMRAERASGSELGKKFDEFMSQGLLVPDSLVLDLIEKVLSSETAAKGAIFDGFPRTAPQAEALDAILAKLGRRIDRVVAIDVGLDIIIDRVTGRRVCKSCGQTYHLRYDPPPSDGACTACGGEIYQRSDDTEEKVRTRDSEYQAKTAAVLAHYDAKGVVARVNGVGELEEITQRIREALRS; this is translated from the coding sequence ATGGACTTGCTGCTCTTCGGACCGCCCGGCGCTGGAAAGGGCACGCAAGCCAAGTTCCTGATGAAGGAGCTCGGTATTCCGCAGCTCTCCACAGGGGACATGATGCGTGCCGAGCGTGCGTCGGGGTCCGAGCTGGGCAAGAAGTTCGACGAGTTCATGAGCCAGGGGTTGTTGGTTCCCGACTCCTTGGTGCTCGACCTGATCGAAAAGGTGCTCTCGAGCGAGACGGCTGCCAAGGGCGCCATCTTCGACGGTTTCCCGCGGACGGCACCCCAGGCGGAGGCGCTCGACGCCATCCTGGCGAAGCTGGGGCGTCGGATCGACCGGGTCGTAGCCATCGACGTGGGCCTCGATATCATCATTGATCGCGTTACTGGGCGCCGCGTATGCAAGTCGTGTGGACAGACCTACCACTTGCGCTATGATCCGCCCCCCTCGGACGGTGCCTGCACCGCGTGCGGAGGGGAAATCTACCAGCGCTCCGACGACACCGAAGAAAAGGTGCGGACGCGGGACAGCGAATATCAGGCCAAGACCGCAGCGGTCCTGGCGCATTACGACGCCAAGGGTGTCGTGGCACGCGTGAACGGGGTGGGTGAGCTCGAGGAGATTACCCAGCGCATTCGCGAAGCCCTCCGGTCCTAG